The Hymenobacter sp. DG01 genome has a segment encoding these proteins:
- the panB gene encoding 3-methyl-2-oxobutanoate hydroxymethyltransferase — protein MSQHKEVKLVTTHQLLAMKQRGEKISMLTAYDFSMAQILDGAGVDVLLVGDSASNVMAGHETTLPITLDQMIYHAQSVVRAVKRAFVVVDMPFGSYQGNSSEALRSAIRIMKESGAHGIKLEGGAEIKDSITRILTAGIPVMGHLGLTPQSIYKFGTYTVRAKEEAEAQKLIEDALLLEEIGCFALVLEKIPSSLAKQVAEKLTIPVIGIGAGPEVDGQVLVVHDMLGITKEFKPRFLRRYADLGNVMHDAVQRYIQDVKSRDFPTQEEAY, from the coding sequence ATGTCCCAGCACAAAGAAGTCAAACTCGTGACCACGCATCAGCTGCTGGCCATGAAGCAACGCGGCGAGAAAATTTCCATGCTCACTGCCTACGACTTCTCGATGGCCCAGATTCTGGACGGCGCCGGGGTGGATGTGCTGCTGGTCGGCGACTCGGCCTCCAACGTCATGGCCGGCCACGAAACCACCCTACCCATTACCCTTGATCAAATGATCTACCACGCCCAGAGTGTGGTGCGGGCCGTAAAGCGGGCCTTCGTGGTGGTAGATATGCCCTTTGGCTCCTACCAGGGCAACTCGTCGGAGGCCCTGCGCTCGGCCATCCGGATTATGAAGGAATCGGGGGCCCACGGCATCAAGCTGGAAGGCGGGGCCGAAATCAAGGACAGCATTACCCGAATTCTGACGGCCGGCATTCCGGTAATGGGTCACCTGGGCCTTACTCCACAAAGTATTTATAAATTTGGCACCTACACGGTACGGGCCAAGGAAGAAGCCGAGGCGCAAAAACTCATCGAAGACGCGCTGCTGCTGGAAGAAATCGGGTGCTTTGCCCTGGTATTGGAAAAAATACCTTCCTCCCTGGCCAAACAGGTAGCCGAGAAGCTCACCATTCCGGTTATTGGCATCGGAGCCGGCCCCGAGGTGGACGGCCAGGTGCTGGTAGTGCACGATATGCTGGGCATCACCAAGGAGTTCAAGCCCCGCTTCCTGCGCCGGTACGCCGACCTCGGCAATGTGATGCACGACGCGGTGCAGCGCTACATTCAGGATGTAAAGTCGCGCGACTTCCCTACCCAGGAAGAAGCGTACTAG
- a CDS encoding putative LPS assembly protein LptD, with amino-acid sequence MWSALSPLLRLPLLLFLFLSLGLLHSGQAQQRPRTTNVPEDVRPTPRILNAPQPNSPTRDTTAAVSGTPDSLNVAAGGRKGAVETTVKYKAQDSIRFEVQNKRAILYDKANVDYGTMNLKAALITVDYSKNLVTAEGTKDSTGRVQDRPLFKQGAETYQAGRIDYNIKTKRGRITDVVTQQGEGFIHAETLKKNALGEAFGRNAVYTTCNLEHPHFYINASKMKLVPGPKQKVVTGPFNLVIGDIPTPLGFLFGYFPSPKSNKRASGLIIPTFGQAADRGFFLRNGGYYWAANEHIGVRLTGDIYSGNADRFGGWRGTAEMQYITRYRFSGLFSFNYSEQPTERLLGSTDVNTNPAYNIPRSSRNFALAWNHTPVARPNGGRFSANVNVSSNNYYRQNSYNQRLYLTPAFQSNISYSKQLRNAPINYSVNLSQNQNTQAGTMDFILPDVSAQLARQYVYELLGLESRGKIYEQLAFSYTVRYNNTLSNSLPARQINGGAIPLLGGSNQTTVLPVRFSNLNKLLRNSQAGMQHDFGITLGSFNLLKYFNFNPGVTYGETWYFKELNYQFVREAQAVRVDTTRGFYRLYNFSANASLGTNFYGTIVRKGTHKIQALRHKVTPQLTFSYSPAPASPLDRNNRNQPFQLVQLGDLRDPSTGQLYSESALYRDNQGGLLLPRFSNSLFAARTTRDVRLLSFSLQNQVEMKVRNSNDTTGTTPFNKVSLIDGLDFNTAYDFAAPSFKLQDLNSSFRTQVARKLSVTVTGRFSFYQRDSLGVLKDKYLWQQDKIRLARLADASTTITYQFNPAQGNRKSTIRRDVAPVNDPSLGSPTRIDPYEDYVDFSIPWDLNTNLTVTYRDPGPLPSRPNRVRPNAYTGASLNLNGSVKLTETLRFGFSTNYDFVNKTPAFTNLDITKDLHCWQITGNWRPFGPTRGYFVNIAAKSTLLQDLKLSRNKTFLNF; translated from the coding sequence ATGTGGAGTGCGCTTTCTCCGCTGCTGCGGCTACCACTACTGCTTTTTCTATTCCTGAGTCTGGGCCTGCTGCACTCCGGTCAGGCGCAGCAGCGGCCTCGCACGACCAACGTACCCGAGGACGTGCGACCCACGCCTCGCATTCTGAACGCACCCCAGCCCAATTCCCCCACCCGCGACACCACCGCCGCGGTGAGCGGCACCCCCGACTCGCTGAACGTAGCCGCCGGGGGCCGCAAAGGCGCCGTAGAAACCACCGTCAAATACAAGGCCCAGGACTCCATCCGGTTTGAGGTGCAGAACAAGCGCGCCATCCTGTACGATAAGGCCAACGTGGACTACGGGACCATGAACCTGAAGGCCGCGCTGATTACCGTTGACTACAGCAAAAACCTGGTTACGGCCGAAGGCACCAAGGACTCTACCGGCCGCGTGCAGGACCGCCCCCTGTTCAAGCAGGGCGCCGAAACCTACCAGGCCGGCCGCATCGACTATAACATCAAAACCAAGCGCGGCCGCATTACTGATGTGGTAACCCAGCAGGGTGAGGGCTTTATTCACGCCGAAACGCTCAAAAAGAATGCCCTGGGAGAAGCCTTCGGGCGCAATGCGGTATATACCACCTGCAACCTGGAGCACCCGCACTTCTACATCAACGCCAGCAAAATGAAGCTGGTCCCGGGCCCGAAGCAGAAGGTAGTAACGGGTCCTTTCAATCTGGTTATCGGTGATATTCCGACGCCGCTGGGCTTTCTGTTCGGCTATTTCCCCAGCCCCAAAAGCAACAAAAGGGCTTCGGGGCTGATCATTCCTACCTTCGGGCAGGCCGCTGACCGGGGCTTTTTCCTGCGCAACGGCGGCTACTACTGGGCCGCTAACGAGCACATTGGCGTGCGCCTTACCGGCGACATCTACTCCGGCAACGCCGACCGGTTTGGAGGCTGGCGCGGCACAGCCGAAATGCAGTACATCACGCGCTACCGCTTCAGCGGGCTGTTCTCCTTTAATTACAGCGAGCAGCCGACCGAGCGCCTGCTGGGCAGCACCGACGTGAATACCAACCCGGCCTACAACATTCCGCGCTCCTCGCGCAACTTCGCCCTGGCCTGGAACCACACGCCGGTGGCCCGCCCCAACGGCGGCCGCTTCTCGGCCAACGTGAACGTGAGCAGCAACAATTACTATCGCCAGAACTCCTACAACCAGCGCCTTTACCTCACGCCCGCCTTCCAGTCCAACATCAGCTACTCCAAGCAGCTGCGCAACGCCCCTATCAACTACAGCGTCAACCTGAGCCAGAACCAGAACACGCAGGCCGGCACCATGGACTTTATCCTGCCCGATGTGTCGGCGCAGCTGGCGCGCCAGTACGTGTACGAGCTGCTGGGCCTGGAGTCGCGGGGTAAGATTTATGAGCAGCTGGCCTTTTCCTACACGGTCCGCTACAACAATACGCTGTCCAACTCGCTGCCGGCCCGCCAGATTAACGGGGGAGCTATTCCGCTGCTGGGCGGCTCTAACCAGACCACCGTGCTGCCCGTGCGGTTTTCTAACCTCAATAAGCTGCTACGCAACTCCCAGGCCGGTATGCAGCACGATTTTGGCATTACGCTGGGCAGCTTTAACCTGCTGAAGTATTTCAACTTCAACCCGGGAGTAACGTACGGCGAAACCTGGTACTTCAAGGAGTTGAACTACCAGTTCGTGCGGGAGGCCCAGGCCGTGCGCGTCGATACCACCCGCGGCTTTTACCGCTTGTATAACTTCTCGGCCAACGCCAGCCTGGGCACCAATTTCTACGGCACCATCGTACGCAAGGGCACCCACAAGATTCAGGCACTGCGCCACAAGGTTACGCCCCAGCTTACGTTCAGCTACTCGCCGGCCCCAGCTTCTCCGCTCGACCGAAACAATAGAAACCAGCCCTTCCAGTTAGTGCAGCTGGGTGACTTGCGCGACCCTTCCACCGGCCAGCTTTACTCCGAGTCGGCTTTGTACCGCGACAACCAGGGCGGGCTGCTGCTGCCCCGTTTCTCCAACTCCCTGTTCGCGGCCCGCACCACCCGCGACGTGCGCCTGCTGTCCTTCTCCCTGCAAAACCAGGTGGAAATGAAGGTCCGCAACTCCAACGATACCACGGGTACTACCCCCTTCAATAAAGTAAGCCTGATTGATGGGCTGGATTTCAACACAGCCTACGATTTTGCCGCGCCCAGCTTCAAGCTGCAGGACTTGAATAGCAGCTTCCGCACGCAGGTAGCCCGGAAGCTGAGCGTGACCGTAACGGGGCGCTTCAGCTTTTATCAGCGCGACTCGTTGGGGGTACTGAAGGACAAGTATCTGTGGCAGCAGGACAAAATCCGGCTGGCTCGTCTGGCCGACGCTTCCACTACCATCACGTACCAGTTCAACCCGGCCCAGGGCAACCGAAAATCCACTATTCGCCGCGACGTGGCCCCCGTTAACGACCCCTCGCTGGGCTCCCCTACCCGCATTGACCCCTACGAGGACTACGTGGATTTTAGTATTCCCTGGGACTTGAATACCAACCTGACCGTAACCTACCGCGACCCAGGGCCTTTGCCTTCCCGCCCCAACCGGGTGCGCCCCAATGCCTACACAGGAGCCTCGCTGAACCTTAACGGGTCCGTCAAGCTTACCGAAACTCTGCGCTTCGGCTTCAGCACCAACTACGACTTCGTGAACAAGACGCCAGCCTTCACCAACCTCGATATCACCAAGGACCTGCACTGCTGGCAGATTACTGGTAACTGGCGCCCATTTGGTCCTACCCGGGGCTACTTCGTCAACATTGCCGCCAAATCAACCCTGCTGCAGGATCTGAAGCTGAGCCGCAACAAAACCTTCCTGAATTTCTAA
- a CDS encoding N-acetylmuramoyl-L-alanine amidase, translated as MRNIVALGTAALLFLAGSTSSSTPRATAPGGAAPYKYRLRTVVLDAGHGGKDRGCAGVKAREADVALKIILELGRQIEENMPEVKVVYTRKTDVFVELADRAGIANKHNADLFISVHCNASAPAAIGTEVWTMGPHKTDANLSVAKRENAVILQEENYQERYNGFDPTSPQSHILFSLYQSAHMVNSLRFAQKVDRQFRTTVGRPSRGVKQAGFLVLWKSTMPSVLIESGFLTNRQEEQYLNDKAGQSYMASGIYRAFREYKNELEATTGE; from the coding sequence GTGCGGAATATTGTCGCTCTGGGCACGGCGGCCCTGCTATTTCTCGCCGGCTCTACTTCTTCCTCTACTCCGCGGGCTACGGCGCCTGGCGGGGCGGCTCCCTATAAGTATCGGCTTCGGACGGTGGTGCTGGATGCCGGCCACGGCGGCAAGGACCGCGGCTGCGCTGGCGTGAAGGCCCGCGAGGCTGACGTAGCCCTGAAAATTATTCTGGAACTGGGCCGGCAGATCGAGGAAAACATGCCCGAAGTGAAGGTGGTGTACACCCGCAAAACCGACGTGTTTGTGGAGCTGGCCGACCGCGCGGGCATTGCCAATAAGCATAACGCCGACCTGTTCATCTCCGTCCACTGCAACGCCAGCGCCCCAGCAGCCATCGGCACGGAGGTCTGGACCATGGGGCCGCACAAAACGGACGCCAACCTCTCGGTAGCCAAGCGCGAAAACGCGGTAATTCTGCAGGAAGAAAACTACCAGGAGCGCTACAACGGCTTCGACCCTACCTCGCCCCAGAGTCACATTCTGTTTTCTCTCTATCAGAGCGCCCACATGGTAAACAGCCTGCGGTTTGCCCAGAAGGTGGACCGGCAGTTCCGCACCACCGTGGGACGGCCCTCGCGAGGAGTAAAGCAGGCCGGCTTTCTGGTGCTCTGGAAATCCACCATGCCCTCGGTCCTGATTGAGTCGGGGTTCCTGACGAACCGGCAGGAAGAGCAATACCTAAACGATAAAGCCGGGCAGTCGTATATGGCCTCGGGTATCTACCGGGCTTTCCGCGAGTATAAAAATGAGCTGGAAGCTACCACCGGCGAATAA
- a CDS encoding MlaD family protein: MSKEIKVALLGIVAVALLIVGFNFLKGSNILSTDRTYYAKYDNVDGLNVGNPVILNGIKVGQVKEMTLVPEEGNRVKVAVELQKGVTVGDSTVASLSGSLLGSKTITLFLGKNTKVYEGGEELKSYTVASITDAFQAKALPVLGTVDSTLIKVNGFLNKDAKVSLQATLQNAQGSTEALKNLLLMNQRNINQITTNMARLTADLNKTSAKFDRIAANFSTLSDSLKNAPVGPAMRKLNATMSEAQSTMTTLNRSLTDQKGSLGKLISDTALYNNLNATAASSNTLIKDLQANPKRYVHFSVFGGGKEKKKTETTTKPNGEVEKETKTVTPTTGAVVTP, translated from the coding sequence GTGTCGAAAGAAATTAAAGTGGCCCTGCTGGGCATTGTGGCCGTGGCCCTGCTGATTGTAGGCTTCAACTTCCTGAAAGGGAGTAATATTCTCTCCACTGACCGCACGTACTACGCCAAGTACGATAACGTGGACGGCCTGAACGTGGGTAACCCGGTTATCCTCAACGGTATCAAGGTAGGCCAGGTAAAGGAAATGACCCTGGTGCCGGAGGAAGGCAACCGCGTGAAAGTGGCCGTGGAGCTGCAGAAAGGCGTTACCGTCGGCGACTCCACCGTGGCCAGCCTCAGCGGCTCGCTGCTGGGTTCCAAAACCATTACCCTGTTTCTGGGCAAGAATACCAAGGTGTATGAGGGAGGCGAGGAGCTGAAATCGTACACCGTAGCCAGCATTACGGACGCCTTCCAGGCCAAGGCCCTACCCGTACTGGGTACCGTCGATTCTACGCTGATCAAGGTGAACGGCTTCCTGAACAAGGATGCCAAAGTAAGCCTGCAGGCTACCCTGCAAAACGCCCAGGGCAGCACCGAGGCCCTGAAAAACCTGCTGCTGATGAACCAGCGCAACATCAACCAGATTACCACCAACATGGCCCGCCTCACGGCCGACCTGAACAAGACTAGCGCCAAATTCGACCGGATTGCGGCCAACTTCTCTACCCTGAGCGACTCGCTGAAGAACGCTCCGGTAGGCCCGGCCATGCGCAAGCTCAACGCTACCATGTCGGAGGCCCAGAGCACCATGACCACGCTGAACCGCTCCCTCACCGACCAGAAAGGCTCTTTGGGCAAGCTCATCAGCGACACGGCGCTCTACAACAACTTGAACGCCACGGCTGCCAGCTCCAATACCCTGATCAAGGACCTGCAGGCCAACCCCAAGCGCTACGTGCACTTCTCGGTATTCGGCGGGGGTAAGGAGAAGAAGAAAACCGAAACTACCACCAAGCCCAACGGCGAGGTAGAAAAGGAAACAAAAACCGTGACGCCTACTACCGGTGCCGTAGTTACGCCCTAA
- a CDS encoding acyl-CoA carboxylase subunit beta produces the protein MDLEFNKNEDSIKQLNFQLQQRLQRVALGGGEKRIAAHKAKGKLTARERIAYLLDKDSETLEIGAFAGEGMYKEEGGCPSGGVVVVIGWVQGRQCVVVANDATVKAGAWFPITAKKNLRAQEISIENKLPIIYLVDSAGVYLPMQDEIFPDKEHFGRIFRNNAVMSSMGIVQLAAIMGPCVAGGAYLPIMSDEAMIVDGTGSVFLAGSYLVKSAIGETIDNETLGGATTHSEISGVTDYKFANDEECLDHIRNIFDKLGGHATAGFSRKAAAPPKENPAEIYGLLPSDRVKPYDMMDIIRRLVDDSEFEPYKDLYGQSLICGLARIDGWAVGIVANQRKIVKTKKGAMQMGGVIYSDSADKAARFIMNCNQKRIPLVFLHDVSGFMVGSQSEHGGIIKDGAKMVNAMSNSVVPKFSVIVGNSYGAGNYAMCGKAYDPRLIVAWPTAQLAVMSGAAAANTLLQIQVAAAEAKGEKLTDEAKKEMFDKIKARYDEQLSPYYAAARLWVDAIIDPLETRKVISQGISMANHAPTEKAYNVGIIQV, from the coding sequence ATGGACCTCGAGTTCAACAAGAACGAAGACAGCATCAAGCAACTCAACTTTCAATTGCAGCAGCGTTTGCAGCGCGTGGCCCTGGGCGGCGGCGAGAAGCGCATCGCGGCTCACAAAGCCAAAGGCAAGCTCACGGCCCGGGAGCGAATAGCCTACCTGCTCGACAAAGACTCTGAAACCCTGGAAATCGGGGCGTTTGCGGGGGAGGGGATGTACAAGGAAGAAGGCGGCTGCCCCTCGGGAGGCGTGGTAGTGGTTATTGGCTGGGTGCAGGGCAGGCAGTGCGTGGTAGTCGCCAACGACGCCACCGTGAAGGCCGGGGCCTGGTTCCCGATTACGGCCAAGAAAAACCTGCGCGCCCAGGAAATCAGCATCGAAAACAAGCTGCCCATTATTTACCTCGTGGACTCAGCGGGCGTGTATCTGCCCATGCAGGATGAAATCTTTCCGGATAAAGAGCACTTCGGGCGCATCTTTCGCAACAACGCCGTGATGAGCAGCATGGGCATCGTGCAGCTGGCGGCCATTATGGGGCCCTGCGTGGCCGGTGGCGCCTACTTGCCCATTATGAGCGACGAGGCCATGATTGTGGACGGTACCGGATCGGTGTTTCTGGCGGGCTCCTACCTGGTGAAGTCGGCCATCGGCGAAACCATCGACAACGAAACCCTGGGCGGGGCTACTACCCACTCCGAAATTTCGGGCGTCACGGACTATAAGTTTGCCAATGACGAGGAATGCCTCGACCACATCCGTAACATCTTCGACAAGCTGGGTGGCCACGCCACGGCCGGCTTCTCGCGCAAGGCGGCGGCCCCGCCCAAGGAAAACCCCGCTGAAATCTACGGCCTGCTGCCCTCAGATCGGGTGAAGCCCTACGACATGATGGACATCATCCGGCGCCTGGTGGATGACTCGGAGTTTGAGCCTTACAAGGACCTCTATGGCCAGAGCCTCATCTGCGGCTTGGCCCGCATTGATGGCTGGGCCGTGGGCATTGTGGCCAACCAGCGCAAAATCGTGAAGACCAAGAAGGGCGCCATGCAGATGGGCGGCGTTATCTACTCTGACTCCGCCGACAAAGCCGCGCGCTTCATCATGAACTGCAACCAGAAGCGCATTCCGCTGGTGTTCCTGCACGACGTTTCGGGCTTTATGGTGGGTAGCCAGAGTGAGCACGGCGGCATTATCAAGGACGGGGCCAAGATGGTGAATGCCATGAGCAACTCCGTAGTACCTAAGTTTTCGGTGATTGTGGGCAACTCCTACGGGGCCGGTAACTACGCCATGTGCGGCAAAGCCTACGACCCGCGCCTGATTGTGGCCTGGCCCACGGCCCAGCTGGCCGTAATGAGCGGAGCCGCCGCCGCCAACACCCTCCTGCAGATTCAGGTAGCCGCCGCCGAAGCCAAGGGCGAAAAGCTCACCGACGAGGCCAAGAAGGAGATGTTCGACAAAATCAAGGCCCGCTACGACGAGCAACTCTCGCCCTACTACGCCGCCGCCCGCCTCTGGGTCGATGCTATTATTGACCCGCTGGAAACCCGCAAAGTCATTTCCCAGGGTATTTCAATGGCAAATCACGCGCCCACTGAAAAGGCCTACAATGTGGGCATAATTCAGGTGTGA
- a CDS encoding DUF1572 domain-containing protein codes for MTADYLTSVRKQFEYYKQLGEKTFAQLPDDALFWQYNPESNSIATIVKHLWGNMLSRWTDFLTTDGEKEWRQREAEFDNDLLTRQAVLAKWTEGWNCLFSALDSLTEENWQTTVYIRNQGHSVVEAINRQLAHYPYHVGQIVFIGKMALDTKWASLSIPRGNSAGYNAEKFAQPRHDAHFTDEYLTPKPQ; via the coding sequence ATGACCGCCGACTACCTCACCAGCGTCCGGAAGCAGTTCGAGTACTACAAGCAGCTCGGGGAGAAAACCTTTGCCCAACTGCCCGACGATGCCTTGTTCTGGCAATACAACCCCGAAAGCAATAGTATTGCCACCATCGTAAAGCACTTGTGGGGCAACATGCTTTCCCGCTGGACGGACTTTCTGACTACCGACGGCGAAAAGGAATGGCGCCAACGCGAAGCAGAGTTCGACAATGATTTGCTGACGCGGCAAGCCGTGCTGGCGAAGTGGACTGAAGGCTGGAACTGCCTGTTTTCCGCCCTGGATTCGCTGACGGAAGAAAACTGGCAGACGACCGTGTATATCCGCAACCAGGGCCACTCAGTAGTGGAGGCTATCAACCGGCAGCTGGCGCACTACCCCTACCACGTAGGGCAAATCGTGTTTATCGGGAAGATGGCACTGGATACGAAGTGGGCCTCCTTGTCTATCCCGCGCGGAAACTCTGCCGGCTACAACGCCGAGAAGTTTGCCCAGCCCAGGCATGATGCGCACTTCACCGACGAGTACTTAACGCCCAAACCGCAGTAA
- the poxB gene encoding ubiquinone-dependent pyruvate dehydrogenase, translated as MAKKTVSEIIVDTLQAAGVTRVYGVVGDSLNGITDEIRKREGIEWVHVRNEEAGAFAAGAEAHLTGTLAVCAGSCGPGNTHLLNGLYDCHRSRVPVLAIAAQIPSVEIGTQYFQETHPEHTFKECSAYCELIGIADQTVRTTEIAIQTALTQRGVAVIVVPGDISHQKAEAPAPRLPVLRSRATLVPAQEDIRAAADLLNTADKVTIMAGAGCAEAHAELLQVAELLGAPVVHALRGKEYVEPNNPYDVGLTGLLGFSSGYEALMAADALLLLGTDFPYAQFLPQDVRAVQVDVRGEHIGRRTRVEVGLVGDVAATLRELLPLLNHKQDRHHLVKALENYRDTRESLDELATGEPGDTSMHPQYLMRLLNEQAAEDAIFTCDVGTPTIWAARYLRMNGRRRLVGSFNHGSMANAMPQALGAQLAYPNRQVIALAGDGGFAMLMGELLTLKQLKAPVKVVIFNNNSLGFVELEMKAAGLLEYGTELENPSFAALAEAAGVRGIRVTDPARLPAAIAEMLAHPGPVILDAVVKRAELSMPPTIQKEQMLGFSLYTLKAIMSGRGDEVLELAKTNLLR; from the coding sequence ATGGCGAAGAAAACTGTCTCGGAAATAATAGTAGATACCCTGCAGGCCGCCGGCGTGACGCGGGTGTACGGGGTAGTGGGCGACTCGCTCAACGGCATTACCGATGAAATTCGGAAGCGGGAAGGCATTGAGTGGGTGCACGTGCGTAACGAGGAAGCCGGGGCCTTTGCTGCCGGGGCCGAGGCCCACTTGACCGGGACCCTGGCCGTGTGCGCCGGCTCCTGCGGCCCCGGCAACACTCACCTGCTCAATGGCCTCTACGATTGTCACCGCAGCCGCGTGCCGGTGCTGGCCATTGCGGCCCAGATTCCCAGCGTTGAAATCGGGACTCAGTACTTCCAGGAAACTCACCCTGAGCATACGTTTAAGGAGTGCAGCGCTTACTGTGAGCTGATCGGCATTGCGGACCAGACCGTGCGTACCACCGAAATAGCCATTCAGACGGCCCTGACCCAGCGCGGGGTGGCCGTAATTGTAGTGCCCGGCGACATCAGTCACCAGAAAGCTGAAGCTCCGGCCCCGCGTCTGCCCGTGTTGCGCAGTCGGGCTACGCTGGTGCCGGCCCAGGAGGATATTCGGGCGGCTGCCGACCTGCTGAATACAGCCGACAAAGTAACCATCATGGCCGGGGCAGGCTGCGCCGAAGCGCACGCCGAGCTGCTGCAGGTGGCTGAGTTGCTGGGCGCCCCCGTGGTACACGCCCTGCGCGGCAAGGAGTACGTAGAGCCCAACAACCCCTACGATGTGGGCCTGACCGGCCTGCTGGGGTTTTCCTCGGGCTACGAAGCCCTGATGGCTGCCGACGCCCTGCTTCTGCTCGGTACTGATTTCCCCTACGCCCAGTTTCTGCCCCAGGATGTGCGGGCCGTGCAAGTGGACGTGCGCGGGGAGCACATTGGCCGCCGGACGCGGGTAGAGGTAGGGCTGGTGGGCGATGTGGCGGCCACGCTACGGGAGCTGCTGCCCCTGCTCAACCACAAGCAGGACCGCCACCACCTGGTAAAAGCCCTGGAAAACTACCGCGACACCCGCGAAAGCCTCGATGAGCTGGCCACCGGAGAACCCGGCGATACCAGCATGCACCCCCAGTATCTGATGCGCCTGCTGAATGAGCAGGCTGCCGAAGACGCCATCTTCACCTGCGACGTGGGCACGCCTACCATCTGGGCGGCGCGCTACCTACGCATGAATGGCCGGCGCCGCCTGGTAGGCTCCTTCAATCACGGCAGCATGGCCAATGCCATGCCCCAGGCGCTGGGCGCCCAGCTGGCCTATCCCAACCGGCAGGTAATTGCCCTGGCCGGCGACGGAGGATTTGCCATGCTCATGGGCGAGCTGCTGACGCTGAAACAGCTGAAAGCCCCGGTGAAAGTTGTCATCTTCAATAACAACAGCTTGGGGTTTGTGGAACTGGAAATGAAGGCCGCCGGCCTGCTGGAATACGGCACCGAGCTGGAAAACCCGAGCTTCGCGGCGCTGGCCGAAGCGGCCGGGGTGCGCGGTATCCGGGTTACGGACCCGGCCCGGCTTCCGGCCGCCATTGCGGAAATGCTGGCTCACCCGGGTCCGGTTATTCTGGATGCCGTTGTTAAGCGGGCGGAGCTGTCCATGCCGCCTACCATTCAGAAAGAGCAAATGCTGGGTTTCAGCCTCTACACCCTAAAAGCTATTATGAGTGGCCGGGGCGATGAAGTGCTGGAGCTGGCCAAAACCAATCTGCTGCGCTAG
- a CDS encoding transglutaminase-like domain-containing protein, with translation MTNKEIKALISLLDDPEVAPQIQEKIQTLGETIIPFLEESWEESLDPQQQQRLEDLIHHLQFEGLQQRLRVWRDSGGENLLEGMWLLNSYQYPDADFQVLNRAIEQLRFEAWTLLQPNMHPADQVQTLNHVLFRTHKFAANTQNFHSPANSMLHRVLETRRGNPLTLCVIYLLVAQRLKMPVFGVNLPNLFVLTYRPEGALEPFYINCYNRGLVLSRTDIEHYIGQLNLTPNEMFFEPCSHIDIVRRALRNLQLSFEKMQEPAKAVEVGQLLAILTSESDATDENAEPNEE, from the coding sequence ATGACCAATAAAGAAATCAAAGCCCTCATCTCCCTGCTCGACGACCCCGAAGTTGCCCCGCAGATTCAGGAGAAAATCCAGACCCTGGGCGAAACCATTATTCCGTTTCTGGAGGAGTCGTGGGAGGAAAGTCTGGACCCACAGCAGCAGCAGCGCCTCGAAGACCTGATTCACCACCTGCAGTTTGAGGGCCTGCAACAGCGCCTGCGCGTGTGGCGCGACTCGGGAGGCGAAAACCTGCTGGAAGGTATGTGGCTGCTAAACTCCTACCAGTACCCCGACGCCGATTTTCAGGTGCTGAACCGGGCCATCGAGCAGCTGCGCTTTGAGGCCTGGACTCTGCTGCAGCCCAATATGCACCCCGCCGACCAGGTTCAGACCCTAAACCACGTTCTGTTCCGGACGCATAAATTCGCTGCCAACACCCAGAACTTCCACTCCCCAGCCAACTCCATGCTGCACCGGGTGCTGGAAACCCGCCGGGGTAACCCGCTCACGCTCTGCGTGATTTACCTGCTGGTAGCCCAGCGGCTCAAAATGCCCGTGTTCGGCGTGAATCTGCCCAACCTGTTTGTGCTCACGTATCGTCCTGAGGGTGCCCTGGAGCCGTTTTATATCAACTGCTACAACCGTGGGCTGGTGTTGTCGCGCACCGATATTGAGCACTACATCGGGCAGCTTAACCTCACGCCCAACGAGATGTTCTTCGAGCCCTGCTCGCATATCGATATCGTGCGCCGGGCCCTGCGCAACCTGCAGCTCAGCTTCGAGAAGATGCAGGAACCGGCTAAGGCCGTTGAAGTAGGCCAGCTCCTGGCTATTCTGACCAGCGAATCGGACGCTACGGACGAAAACGCTGAGCCAAACGAAGAATAA